The genome window CTGATCGCGCTGCTCCACCATCGCCCCTTGCCCCTCGGCCGCTTCGTCCCCGACCCGTGGCCCAACACCAAAATGCGAGAATCCAAACTCAGCCTGAGACACGATCTGCCTCTTGCCGCATAAGAAACCTACCCCTGAAAGCAGCGGGGGCGGGGGCGTCTGCTCATCGTAGGTGGGCTTGATGGCGGCATAGTGCTGCTCAATAGAGGTGTCGCATTCCTGGACTTGTCCGGTGTAGCAGTCATACAAGGCCAGCGCCTGCTTGAGCGCAAAGACATGTTCGGGGCGATAGTGGCCACTCAGCGCCTGGGCAATCTCGGCCTCACTGTGCTGGCAGCGCCCATGGCGCAGGCGGGCCAGTACCTGCGGGTCCCGTTCCCCGGCCAGGATCGCCCGGATGATCGCCAGCCCCGTCTGGCCCGTAATATCACTTACCACTTGGGTCAGTTGGACATTCATCTGGTGCAAGGCTTTCTGCATATGCTGCATAGGCCCGGCCCGGTGCTCAAGCAGCATCGCCCGCTGACGCAGA of Deltaproteobacteria bacterium contains these proteins:
- a CDS encoding IS110 family transposase: MHRENRRPPRAPIVPALRRQNPAAAGLDIGAAEMWACVPADRDAQPVRAFGTFTPDLHALAEWLGQCQVTTVAMESTGVYWIPIYEVLEARGLEVYLVNARHLKHVPGRKSDVQDCQWIQQLHSYGLLTASFRPADDLRVLRAYLRQRAMLLEHRAGPMQHMQKALHQMNVQLTQVVSDITGQTGLAIIRAILAGERDPQVLARLRHGRCQHSEAEIAQALSGHYRPEHVFALKQALALYDCYTGQVQECDTSIEQHYAAIKPTYDEQTPPPPLLSGVGFLCGKRQIVSQAEFGFSHFGVGPRVGDEAAEGQGAMVEQRDQ